One Lysinibacillus fusiformis genomic window carries:
- a CDS encoding nitroreductase family protein, translating into MKNNYIEMMEKRRSIYVIGKNVEQSEEALLNTITDAIKHSPSAFNSQTSRAVILFNEHHHKLWAIVEEKLRAIVPVDRFTATEEKLATFSAGFASILFFEDQDIIKQFQDQFSLYTDQFPIWSEQATGIAQHSVWTALAQEGIGASLQHYNPLIDQAVKDEWQIPDTWKLTAQMPFGSIEAAPGEKEFMADSERIIVFN; encoded by the coding sequence ATGAAAAATAATTATATTGAAATGATGGAAAAACGACGTTCAATTTACGTCATAGGTAAAAATGTTGAACAGAGTGAGGAAGCGTTACTAAATACAATTACAGATGCCATCAAGCATAGCCCAAGTGCTTTCAACTCACAAACTTCGAGAGCAGTCATTTTATTTAATGAACACCATCATAAATTATGGGCCATTGTCGAAGAGAAATTACGCGCTATTGTACCCGTAGATCGTTTCACAGCAACAGAAGAAAAATTAGCAACTTTTAGCGCTGGATTCGCTTCTATTTTATTCTTCGAGGATCAAGATATCATCAAGCAGTTTCAAGATCAATTTTCTTTATATACAGATCAATTTCCTATTTGGTCTGAACAAGCAACTGGAATTGCGCAACATTCTGTGTGGACTGCTTTAGCTCAAGAAGGAATCGGTGCTTCACTGCAACACTATAATCCACTCATCGACCAGGCTGTGAAAGATGAATGGCAAATTCCAGATACATGGAAATTAACTGCCCAAATGCCATTTGGAAGTATCGAAGCAGCACCTGGCGAAAAAGAATTCATGGCAGATTCGGAACGCATTATAGTGTTCAACTAA
- a CDS encoding LysR family transcriptional regulator has translation MEIRQLQYFLMLCKELHFSEAAFKIGISQPTLSQQIRVLEDELGIPLFDRMGKKIAKTEAGELLECYALQVIQQLDNAKKAIADLNDLHTGRLRIAVLPSDLDYRLTEILIDFRKEFPNTKVQVFPTIESLQRVLNNDVDIGISLKMNADSRLEQIPFYTETYSLFVNEKHDFAQKKSITPAELVNIPLVLYPQGKCGRDLIDTWCVKQGIAIDSVMETGSATSLFQLVQEDIGATIQPSQLIENFHSIGIVSIPIENAPIRELDIVYRKDRYLSKAAEAFIKMMIEKF, from the coding sequence ATGGAAATTAGACAACTGCAATATTTTCTCATGCTCTGTAAAGAATTACACTTTTCTGAAGCGGCTTTTAAAATAGGGATTTCGCAACCGACTTTAAGCCAGCAAATACGTGTACTGGAGGATGAATTAGGTATACCGTTATTCGATCGAATGGGAAAAAAGATAGCGAAAACGGAGGCGGGAGAGTTACTTGAATGCTATGCGTTACAAGTGATCCAGCAACTGGATAATGCTAAAAAAGCAATCGCCGATCTGAATGATTTGCATACCGGACGTTTACGCATAGCTGTTTTGCCCTCCGATCTTGACTATCGTTTGACAGAAATCTTAATTGATTTTCGAAAGGAATTCCCCAATACGAAAGTGCAAGTGTTTCCGACTATTGAAAGTTTGCAGAGGGTGTTAAATAATGATGTTGATATTGGCATTAGCTTAAAAATGAATGCGGACAGTCGTTTAGAGCAGATACCGTTCTACACAGAAACATACAGCTTATTTGTAAATGAAAAACACGACTTTGCTCAAAAGAAAAGTATTACACCAGCAGAGTTGGTTAACATTCCACTTGTGTTGTACCCTCAGGGAAAGTGTGGTCGTGATTTAATTGATACATGGTGTGTTAAACAAGGGATCGCAATAGATAGTGTTATGGAAACTGGCTCTGCCACCTCTCTATTCCAACTCGTCCAAGAAGATATTGGTGCTACAATCCAACCGAGTCAGCTCATAGAGAATTTTCACTCAATTGGCATCGTTTCGATTCCAATTGAAAACGCGCCAATACGCGAACTTGATATCGTTTACCGTAAGGATAGATACTTAAGTAAAGCGGCAGAAGCTTTTATAAAAATGATGATAGAGAAGTTTTAG